The following proteins are co-located in the Castanea sativa cultivar Marrone di Chiusa Pesio chromosome 8, ASM4071231v1 genome:
- the LOC142607820 gene encoding protein PIN-LIKES 2 — translation MLRYLVELYQNKMKTSGEDILSAIIPLMKLLSLTVIGLVLAHPKTKIIPKATFKLLSKLVFALFLPCLIFTELGESITVENFADWWFIPINVVISTAIGCLLGYIVVLICRPPPQFKRFTIIMTAFGNTGNIPLALVGSVCHTKDNPFGPHCHSRGVAYVSFSSWVSVILVYTLVYHMMEPPLEYYEIVEEGAEIEIEEQEAVNDVSRPLLVEAEWPDMEDKETEHSKQPFIARIFQSISSVSQSSVPDLEGTGEGAPNSPRSLRCLAEPRVVRRIRTVAVQTPIQHILQPPTIASLLAIIIGMVPQIKAFFFGYDAPLSFVTDSLEILGGAMVPSVMLVLGGMLAEGPIDSKLGLRTTIGISVARLLVLPLLGIGIVALSDKLNFLVHGDAMYRFVLLLQYTTPSAILLGAIASLRGYAVSEASALLFWQHVFALFSLSLYIVIYFKIISYV, via the coding sequence ATGTTGCGATACTTAGTTGAGCtctatcaaaacaaaatgaagACAAGTGGTGAAGATATACTAAGTGCAATAATCCCTTTGATGAAACTTCTTTCCCTTACGGTTATAGGTCTGGTTCTTGCACAccccaaaaccaaaataatcCCGAAAGCGACATTTAAGCTTCTCAGTAAGCTTGTTTTTGCTCTCTTCTTGCCCTGCCTAATATTTACTGAACTGGGTGAAAGCATTACAGTTGAGAACTTTGCTGATTGGTGGTTTATTCCAATTAATGTTGTAATCAGTACAGCTATTGGTTGTCTCCTTGGGTACATAGTCGTGCTTATTTGCCGCCCACCTCCACAGTTTAAAAGATTTACTATTATCATGACTGCATTTGGTAATACTGGAAATATCCCTCTTGCACTTGTTGGATCTGTGTGTCATACTAAAGACAATCCATTTGGACCCCATTGTCATTCAAGAGGGGTGGCTTATGTCTCTTTTTCTTCATGGGTTTCTGTGATTCTTGTTTATACCCTTGTGTATCACATGATGGAGCCTCCACTGGAGTACTATGAGATTGTTGAAGAAGGGgctgagattgagattgaggaACAAGAAGCAGTCAATGATGTCAGTAGGCCTCTCCTTGTTGAAGCTGAATGGCCGGATATGGAAGATAAAGAAACTGAGCATTCAAAGCAACCCTTTATTGCTAGAATTTTCCAAAGCATATCAAGTGTTTCTCAGTCGTCTGTTCCTGACCTTGAGGGTACAGGAGAAGGAGCTCCGAACAGTCCCAGGTCCCTTAGGTGTTTGGCTGAGCCTAGAGTTGTCAGGAGGATCAGAACTGTTGCTGTACAAACTCCAATACAGCACATACTTCAACCCCCAACTATTGCTTCTCTTTTAGCTATCATCATTGGGATGGTGCCTCAGATCAAGGCTTTTTTCTTTGGATATGACGCTCCACTATCTTTTGTCACTGACAGTTTAGAGATTTTAGGTGGCGCAATGGTGCCTTCTGTGATGCTTGTTCTTGGGGGTATGCTTGCTGAGGGGCCAATTGATTCGAAACTTGGTCTTCGAACTACAATTGGTATAAGTGTGGCAAGGCTCTTGGTACTTCCTCTTCTTGGAATTGGTATTGTTGCTTTGTCTGATAAGCTGAATTTTTTGGTCCACGGTGATGCAATGTACAGATTTGTGCTTTTGTTGCAATACACAACACCGAGTGCCATTTTATTGGGAGCAATTGCCAGCTTGAGGGGATATGCAGTTAGCGAAGCTTCAGCACTGCTCTTCTGGCAGCATGTGTTTGCCCTGTTCTCCCTTTCCTTGTATATTGTTATCTACTTCAAAATAATCTCATATGTTTGA